The Kocuria turfanensis genome contains the following window.
TCTCCGCGACGCTCGCCTCGATCCACAACGAGCGGTTCGTCGTGCGCATGGTCGACGGCGCACGGCAGGCGATGGCCGACGGCACCTACGTCGAGTACCGGGACGAGGTCCTGGGCCGGTACTACGCGCACCGGGGCTGAGCGCCCCGCGCCCCGGCGTCCGCCCAACGGGGCTCCGCGGCCGGGCCCGCTGCGCGCCGGGCCGCGCACCACACGCTGTCCGACTCTGGCTAGCTCGTCGTCGCGGCGCCGTCCTCGTGGATCACGAGCACGGGGCAGGAGGCGTGGGAGACGCACGCGGCGCTGACCGAGCCCAGCAGCAGGCCCCGGAACCCGCCGTGGCCCCGCCGCCCCACCACGAGCATCGAGGCGTCCTCGCTCTCGCGCACCAGCACCTTCGACGGGTGGCCGAACTCCACGGTGGTGGTCAGTCCCTCCGGGACGTCCTCGCCGAAGGCCTGATGGATCGCCTTGTCCACCCGCTTCCGGGTGACCTCGTCGAAGTTGTCGCTGCCGAGGGGTACGTAGCCGGC
Protein-coding sequences here:
- a CDS encoding universal stress protein; this translates as MEQGTSAVVVGVDGSEQSVEALRWAARIAPALGASIKVVGAWDYPPEYAGYVPLGSDNFDEVTRKRVDKAIHQAFGEDVPEGLTTTVEFGHPSKVLVRESEDASMLVVGRRGHGGFRGLLLGSVSAACVSHASCPVLVIHEDGAATTS